AAGGAGCCCCAGCAGCCGAGCAGGATCCGCCGGTTGCCGACCATCTCGTAGCCGGGCAGCGCCTCGTAGAAGAAGTTGAAGAGGTCGTCGTGCATCGGCACGACCTTCTTCATGAACTCCACGTAGCGCATCAGCCGGCTCAGGTAGTCGGTCATGAGCTGGATGGTCGCGACCGTGCCGACGCCGCCCGGGTAGAGCGTCGAGGGGTGCACGTGGCGCCCCTCCATCAGGCAGAACATCTCCCGGGTCATCCGGCTGACCTGCAACGCCTCGCGGTAGTGGTCACCCGTGAACGGGTTGAGGGCGCGCATGATGTCGCCGATGGTGCGGTAACCGTGGGCTCCGGCGTTGGGCGACTCCGTGCGGTTGGCCATCTCCAGCACGCCGGGGTTGGTCTCGGCGACCATCTTCTCGCAGTAGTCGACCCCGACCAGGTTCTCCTGGAAGATGTTGTGGTCGAACATGTATTCGGCGGCCTCGCCGAGGTTGACGATCCACTCGGCGATGGCCGGCGGCTTGACCCCGTAGGCCATGTTCTGCGCGTAACACGAACAGGTGGCGTGGTTGTCGCCGCAGATCCCGCAGATGCGACTGGTGATGAAGTGCGCGTCGCGGGGATCCTTGCCCTTCATGAAGATGGAGTAACCGCGGAAGATCGAGCTGGTGCTGTGGCACTCGGCGACCACGCGCTGGTTGAAGTCAATCTTGGTGTAGATACCCAGGCTCCCGACGATGCGGGTGATCGGGTCCCACGCCATGTCCACCAGGGATTCGGTGCCCTGGCCCGCAGCGCGCTGCGGTTGCGTCACCGTCATCGGTTCGGCCTCTCTCGTCGGATCACCAGGTGCGCTGCGCGCCGGTGGTCAGTTCGCGGCCGCGCTTGCGCCACTTGGGCTCGCGGTCGAGCGTGTGAGTTGTGATCTTGCGGAGGCGGCGCATCGTGTTGCCGTAGGCCGCGACCGTGGTCGAGGAGAGCTTGCCGCCGGGCGGCTCGTCCATGAACGGCATGAACTTGTCGGGGAAGCCGGGCATCGTGCAGCCGATGCAGATGCCGCCGACGTTGGGGCAACCGCCGATGCCGTTCATCCAGCCGCGCTTGGGCACGTTGCACATGACCGCCGGGCCCCAGCAGCCGAGCTTGACGATGCACTTGGGCGACCCGTACTCGGTCGCGAAGTCGGCCTGCTCGTAGTAGCCGGCACGGTCACAGCCCTCGTGCACGGTGGCGCCGAACAGCCAGGTCGGCCGCAGCGCGTCGTCGAGCGGGATCATCGGCGCCTGGCCGGTCGCCATGTAGAGCAGGTAGACCAGCGTCTCGGACATGTTGTCGGGCTGGATCGGGCAGCCGGGCACGTTGACGATCGGGATGCCGGCCTTCGACTTCCAGTCCCAGCCGAGATAGTCGGCCACGCCCATGGCGCCGGTGGGGTTGCCGGCCATCGCGTGGATGCCGCCGTAGGTCGCGCAGGTGCCGGTCGCCACGATCGCGGTGGCCTTCGGCGCGAGCCGGTCGAGCCACGAGCTCATCGTGATGGGCTGATCGGTCGACGGGTTGTTGCCGAACCCGGTCCAGTAGCCCTCGCTGTGCAACTCCTCGTTGGCGATCGAGCCCTCGACCACGAGCACGAACGGGTCGAGTTCGCCGCGGTCGGCCTTGAAGAACCACTCCAGGAAGTCGTCGGCACCACCGTTGGGGCCGCACTCGAAGTCGATCAGTGGCCAGTGGACGGCGACCTTGGGCAGACCCGGCAGCGCCCCGAGCGCGATCTCCTCGATGCTCGGCTGGGTCGCGGCGGTCAGCGACACCGAGTCGCCGTCGCAGCTCAGGCCGGCGTTGATCCAGAGAACGTGGATGAGGGTGTCCTCGGCCTTGATCGCTTCCTCTGTCGGCATGGTGTCCGCCTTCCCGAGCGCGTCCGGCGTCGCTGAACGTACTTAGCTCGGTGCTCAGAGTAATATCGGACCTAGGCCTCAAGAGGGCGCAACGCTGACAAATCTCGAATGGACGGAGCCGCGTGCACGAGCTGTCGATCACCCAGAGCGTGGTGGACGAGGTCCGCTCCCGCGCCGGGGAACGGCGGGTGCACCGGGTCCGGCTCGAGGTCGGCGCGCTGACGGCCGTCGTACCCTCGTCGATGCTCTTCTGCTTCGACCTGGTCACCGCGGGGACCGTCCTCGAAGGCGCGGCCCTCGACATCGACGTCACCCCCGGCCGCGCGGCGTGTCGTTCCTGCGGCGTGTCGTTCGACCTGCCCGATCCCGTGCTGCTGTGCGCGTGCGGAAGCGCCGACGTGTCGGTGCTCGCCGGCCGCGAGTTGAAGATCGTCTCGATGGAGGTGGGTTGACCGGTGTGCGGAACCTGCGGTTGCGCTGATGATTCGGGCTCTCATGAGCACGTGACCCTCGAACAGAACGTGCTGGCCAAGAACGACGCGATCGCCCGCGACAACCGGGCCTGGCTGCGCAAGCGCGACGCGGTGGCGCTCAACCTGATGAGCTCACCCGGCTCGGGCAAGACCACGCTGCTGGAGCGGACGCTGACCGCGCTGGCCCGCAGCCGCCCGGCCGCGGTCATCGAGGGCGACCAGGCCACCTCGCTCGACGCCGAACGCCTGCGCCGCACCGGCGCGCCGGTCGTGCAGGTCAACACCGGCGCCGGTTGCCACCTCGACGCGGCCCTGGTGCGCTCGGCCCTGACCCAACTCGACCCGAAGACCGGCTCGGTGGTCTTCGTGGAGAACGTCGGCAACCTGGTCTGTCCGGCCATGTTCGACCTGGGCGAGCAGCGCAAGGTCGTCGTCATCTCGGTGACCGAGGGCACCGACAAGCCGCTGAAGTATCCCTACATGTTCGCGGCCGCCGACCTGGTCGTGGTCAACAAGCTCGACCTGCTCCCCTATGTCGACTTCGACCTCGAGTTGTGCGTGAAGCACGCGCGGTCGGTCAACCCTGACCTGACGCTGCTGACCCTCTCCGCGACGACGGGCGAAGGCCTGGACACGTGGTTGAACTGGGTGGCTGCCCAGTAGCTCCTTCTAGCGGAACAGTCGCAGCGGGATGGCGTCGGCCATGGCCTTCATGCCGGCGTCGTTGGGGTGCAGGTGGTCGCCACTGTCGAATCCGGGCAGCATCCGGCCGGGCTGCGCCGGGTCGCGCACGGCCCGGTCGAAGTCGATCACCGCGTCATACTCGCCGCTGGTGCGGATCCACGCGTTCAGCGCCTGCCGCTTGGTCTCGTTGGCCGGGGTGTAGTAGCCCGGGATCGTCGTGTCCTGGAACGGCGTCAGCGTCGCGCCGTAGATCCTTAGGCCGCGCTCGTGGGCCCGGGCGATGAGCTCGCGGTGCCCGAAGATCAGGTCGTCGGTGCTGACCGCTTCGCTTTCGGGCGAGATCGACCCGGGTTGCCCGATGTCGTTGATGCCGAGCAGCACGATGACGTGGCGGGCGCCGGCCTGCGCGGCCACGTCGCGGTCGAAGCGGGACAGGGCGCTGTCGCCGAAGATCGGGCCGAGGCCACCGAAGGGTGGGTCCGGGAGCGTGTTGCCGTCGTAGAGCAGGCGGTTGCCGCCGATGCCCTTGTTGACCACGCCGACGTCGCGCAGCGCGCGGTCGGCGTGCAGCCGCCGGGCGAGGAAGTCGGGCCAGCGGTGGTTGGCGTCGACGGTGGTGACCGCGCCGTCGGTGATCGAGTCGCCGAAGGCGACGACGCTGCCGGCCCGGGCGTTGCCGGTGACGCTGACGCCGGACAGGAAATACCAGGAGGTGGTCTCCTGTGCGCCGGCAAGGTTGGCTTCCCGGGTGGCGTCGCCGGTCGCGATGAACGTGCGCTGGAAAGCCGAGCTGTGCTGGGTGGCGGCCGGCGTCGACCGGGGCAGGAAGATGCTGATCACGAGGTCGGTCTGTGCCGGCACGGCCAGCCGGACGGGGTCGCTGAGCGCCGGGGCGCCGCGCGGGATGGTGAACTCGGTCCGGCCGCCGAAGGTCAGTGGCCGGTCGGTGCCGGCTGCAATCGCCGAGCCACCCGCGCTCCTGGCGACCCGGGCCGCGCCGATCGTCAGCGGGCCCGCGCCGTACTCGTTGGACAGCCGCACCCGCAGCGCCGCTCCACCTGTGCTGACGTGGACGACCTGGCGCACCGTCTGGTTGTCGAAGGTCGTCGCGGGCTGCGGCGGCGTCGCCGCGCCGGTCACCGCCGTGCCCCAGGTGCCGACCCAGGCCGTGCCCGTGCCGGTCGCGTCCGCCGAACCGGCCAGGGTCAGCGTCGTCACGAGGGCCGCGGTGAGCAGTGTGAGGAACCGTCGCATGTGTCCCACCCCACTCCAGACAGTGACGCTTGTCAACTTGTTGGGCTGGGGGATCATGGCCGGATGACGACGTTCGACGAGGCCGTGCGGCTGGTCGGAGCTTCCGGCTCGTCCGCCGCCGCGGATTTTCTGATCGCCGAGCTGAGCTCCGCGGAGCAGCGGTGGCTGCTCGACGGCGACCTGCCGGTGCGGGCCGCCATCCGGCTGCCGGCCCTGGTCAAGGCGGGCCCGGTGGTCGCGGGCGCGATCCCCCGGCTCGGCATCCCAGGCGTCCGTTTCTCTGACGGCCCGCGCGGCGTGGTCATCGGGCGTTCGACGGCGTTCCCGGTGACGATGGCCCGGGCGGCGACCTGGGACCCGGAGCTGGAGGAGCGGGTCGGGCTCGCGATGGGCCGCGAGGCCCGTGCGGCGGGCGCCAACTATTCGGCGGCCGTGTGCGTCAACCTGTTGCGCCACCCGGCCTGGGGCCGGGCCCAGGAGTGCTACGGCGAGGACCCGGTGCTGACCGGCCGGATGGGCGCGGCCCTGACCCGCGGCCTGCG
This genomic interval from Asanoa ferruginea contains the following:
- a CDS encoding SGNH/GDSL hydrolase family protein; its protein translation is MRRFLTLLTAALVTTLTLAGSADATGTGTAWVGTWGTAVTGAATPPQPATTFDNQTVRQVVHVSTGGAALRVRLSNEYGAGPLTIGAARVARSAGGSAIAAGTDRPLTFGGRTEFTIPRGAPALSDPVRLAVPAQTDLVISIFLPRSTPAATQHSSAFQRTFIATGDATREANLAGAQETTSWYFLSGVSVTGNARAGSVVAFGDSITDGAVTTVDANHRWPDFLARRLHADRALRDVGVVNKGIGGNRLLYDGNTLPDPPFGGLGPIFGDSALSRFDRDVAAQAGARHVIVLLGINDIGQPGSISPESEAVSTDDLIFGHRELIARAHERGLRIYGATLTPFQDTTIPGYYTPANETKRQALNAWIRTSGEYDAVIDFDRAVRDPAQPGRMLPGFDSGDHLHPNDAGMKAMADAIPLRLFR
- a CDS encoding hydrogenase expression protein HypE translates to MPTEEAIKAEDTLIHVLWINAGLSCDGDSVSLTAATQPSIEEIALGALPGLPKVAVHWPLIDFECGPNGGADDFLEWFFKADRGELDPFVLVVEGSIANEELHSEGYWTGFGNNPSTDQPITMSSWLDRLAPKATAIVATGTCATYGGIHAMAGNPTGAMGVADYLGWDWKSKAGIPIVNVPGCPIQPDNMSETLVYLLYMATGQAPMIPLDDALRPTWLFGATVHEGCDRAGYYEQADFATEYGSPKCIVKLGCWGPAVMCNVPKRGWMNGIGGCPNVGGICIGCTMPGFPDKFMPFMDEPPGGKLSSTTVAAYGNTMRRLRKITTHTLDREPKWRKRGRELTTGAQRTW
- a CDS encoding hydrogenase maturation nickel metallochaperone HypA codes for the protein MHELSITQSVVDEVRSRAGERRVHRVRLEVGALTAVVPSSMLFCFDLVTAGTVLEGAALDIDVTPGRAACRSCGVSFDLPDPVLLCACGSADVSVLAGRELKIVSMEVG
- the hypB gene encoding hydrogenase nickel incorporation protein HypB: MTLEQNVLAKNDAIARDNRAWLRKRDAVALNLMSSPGSGKTTLLERTLTALARSRPAAVIEGDQATSLDAERLRRTGAPVVQVNTGAGCHLDAALVRSALTQLDPKTGSVVFVENVGNLVCPAMFDLGEQRKVVVISVTEGTDKPLKYPYMFAAADLVVVNKLDLLPYVDFDLELCVKHARSVNPDLTLLTLSATTGEGLDTWLNWVAAQ